Sequence from the Desulfovibrio intestinalis genome:
TGAGGATGGCCAGGCCTCGGCCATCACCAGATCCCACGCTGTAGTAATAACCAGCCTGGCTCAGATCTCGCTTGGCTTCGACGCCGCCTACCATAACCTTTTCAATGTTGCCGCTGGCGTCAACCGTGTAGCTTACGTCATACGTTCCGGCCTTGGTGATGCCAGCAACGTGGCTGCCGTAGCGGAAAGACGAGGATGTGCTGGTACCTGTGCCGTCGGTACAAAAAAAATCCACCACGGCTTCCAGGTTGTTGGTTATCATGTTGGTATAGTTATCCTGATCCATTTGCTGCAAGGCGGCAATACTGGATGAGGGCGCTATTTCCAGCAGACCAAATTTGTCACTGGCTTCATTATTGTTGACCTTGATACCCAAGTTGGCCAGGTTCGCCAGCACATCGCCCGAAAGCAGGTCGTCTGCGGAGGTGCGGCTTTTGAAACCTGGAGGCGAACTGCCGAGCAGGCTGTTAAATCGCGATTTGAAAAGCTGTACGCCATAGTTGCCCTGAAGCAGGCCGCCCTTTTCTGCAGTAAGCTGCGACGGGCTGTAGTTGGAGTTACTGGCGTGATCCGGGTCGTTGGTCGTTGTTTCCTTGTCTTCGTCAAATTTGGTGAATTCGCGAATAGTCAGCAGGACAGAGTTCACGGCATCCAGAAATGTCTGAATGGACGTTTCTACCGAGGTAATGTCGGTACTTACACTGATGCGTGCCTGTCCCGTGTCCTGAATGGTAAAAACCACGCCCTCAATGACATCACTGACGCTGTTGGAGGCCGACTCCATTTCAATGGGCCAGTTATCCACAGTAAAGCGCGCGTTGGTGGACCGCTGAATATTCCAGTTGGAAGATGAGGCGACCTGTCCCTTGATGCCCGGGCCGCTGACGCTTTGGACGTTTGTGATGGAAAGGAAGGCATCACCGTCGGCTGCGCTGCTCCAGGGGGTGCCATCGGCCTTCACAAGGCTGGCCGTTGCACCGGCTGCCTGGGCGGCGGCGTTGGTCGACAAGGTCTGCTGGATGCTGTTGACCACATCCTGCATGCTGGAGCCGCTGGCGATGTCAGGCACAGCTATCTGAGTGCCGTCGTTAAGGGTAATCGTGTATTTGAGCGGGGGCTGCGTGGCATCCAACTGGTTGCCCGGTGTCAGCCCTGTGGCCGAAGTTGTGGTAGCGGTGCTGGTGGTCAAGCCATCCATCCCGCCGCCCGTACCCTGGCTGACGTAAAACTGAAGCGTATTGTCAAGGGAAAATGACAGGTCGCTGCCGCTACTTGTTGGAGCAACGCCAGTTTTTGCCTGTATTTCGTTTGCAAGATCCTGATACGTTGCGTCGTTGGCCAAAGTTATGGTCTGGGTGTTGCCGCTCTTGTCAACGATTGTGTAGGTAAAATTTTTGGTGCCGTCTGCGCTGCTGCCGCCCAGCTTGCTTGAAAGCATGCTGCCCTTGAAGTTTATGCTGGTGCTGGCGGAAGACAGTGTATCGTCTATGCGGGTACCCAGAGTGCTGGCGGTGGTGGTAGTGGTGAACAGGGCTGTGTCAGCCGGATCCGCGCCGGAATCAAAGGTGATACCGGTAATATTGTTCAGGTTGACCGACCACCTGCCCGAACTGTCCATGCTCAGGTCAGCCGTCTTCATGCCCGTGCTCTGGGCCATCTGGATGAGCGCGTCTCTGAGGTTGGTTCCGGCCTTGATCGTGAGCTGACGTGTGCCTGTTGTGACGCCGTCATCGTAATTCAGGGTCATGGTCAGATCAGCTTGCAGCTTCGTATTTATGGGGTCGGACCCTACGGTGACCTTGGTGCTGGCGGTAGCGGATTTCTCGATCACGCTTGTGTCGCGCTGGTACATGGCGGACACGCCCGAGAGCGTCAGGTTGCCGCTGCTGTCCAACGTAGCTACGTTGCGGCCTGTCTGCGTGTTGATCTGGTCCGCAAGGTTCTGGTTGGTCTTGTCGCCTGTGATGGAAACGGTGAATTTGGAACCGTCTTCCATAAACAGGTCAAAGGCGTATTTTTTAGGATCAGAAAGTGTGGCGCCGAGGTCCAGAGCACTGTTGGTCTTCCATACTGAAGTGCTGCCAGCCGAACTCATGCCCACAAGACCGCTGTTGTGGACAATCAGGTCGTTTTCCGCTCCGGTGCTCTTGCCAGCCACCTGAAAAACGTAGCCCGTCCCCGTCTGCACAAGGCTGACTTTAATACCGGGGTTTTCTGTAGAATTGTTGACCATGCTGGCAAAAGATTCCAGCGTGGTCTTGGGCGGTATTTTGATGCTCTTGGTGGTTCCGGCATAGGTGAAGGTAAAATTCTGATCCACGCCGGAATCGTTGATAACGTCAGTTTTTGAGCTGAACACATGCCCCGTGTTGGCCCATACAGCGTTGTTGGCCATTTGCAGCACATTGATGGTGTGCTGCACGTCCTGGGCAGAAGCGTTTGCAACAGCCGTCAGAACATTGTCATTGCTGCTGGAAACGTTTTTGGAGACAAAGCTGTTTTTGTTGCCCAAATTTGAAAGCACGCTGCTGGCGATCTGCACCTGTTCAATAATGGAGCCGAACGCCTCATAGCGCAGATTCCAGTCTGACTTCCAGGCAGTCAGCCGGTTGAGCTGTGTGGATTCAACCTTCTTGAGTTTGGCAAGCACTTCATCAAAGTTGGTGTCCATGCCGCTCAAGCCGGAAATGGCGTTGGAGCCGGATATGCTGGTGGCCATAGGCGCCTCTCATCAAATATTTTTATGTCCGGCTGAATGGGCATATATGCCGGGCACATTCTCTTTTTGCAAGATGCGTGCAACTTTTTAAGGCAGTTTTTTCCTCTTGTTTTCCGGTTGTCCGGCAGGAATATGCGCGTGCAGCCGTTGGATGGCAGCGCGTACCCGCTATACATAATAACGGCTGTGGCAAGAAAAAGTTTAGACAAGCGCGCGGCAGGGTGCACGTGAACGTAAAAGGCCGCCTCGTTGCGAGGCGGCCTTTTACGTTCACAGTCTCAGTTTACAAGCTGAAAAATCAGTGCATGACCTGCGATTTGCGAAAGTTCACATAGGCTTCGCGCATGGCAATATAAGGATCAAGAGCCACGCTGTTCAGGTCTTCATAGAGGGGCAGCACGTCGCCAAGGGCGTTAAAACGAAGGCCTCCACTGACC
This genomic interval carries:
- the fliD gene encoding flagellar filament capping protein FliD, producing MATSISGSNAISGLSGMDTNFDEVLAKLKKVESTQLNRLTAWKSDWNLRYEAFGSIIEQVQIASSVLSNLGNKNSFVSKNVSSSNDNVLTAVANASAQDVQHTINVLQMANNAVWANTGHVFSSKTDVINDSGVDQNFTFTYAGTTKSIKIPPKTTLESFASMVNNSTENPGIKVSLVQTGTGYVFQVAGKSTGAENDLIVHNSGLVGMSSAGSTSVWKTNSALDLGATLSDPKKYAFDLFMEDGSKFTVSITGDKTNQNLADQINTQTGRNVATLDSSGNLTLSGVSAMYQRDTSVIEKSATASTKVTVGSDPINTKLQADLTMTLNYDDGVTTGTRQLTIKAGTNLRDALIQMAQSTGMKTADLSMDSSGRWSVNLNNITGITFDSGADPADTALFTTTTTASTLGTRIDDTLSSASTSINFKGSMLSSKLGGSSADGTKNFTYTIVDKSGNTQTITLANDATYQDLANEIQAKTGVAPTSSGSDLSFSLDNTLQFYVSQGTGGGMDGLTTSTATTTSATGLTPGNQLDATQPPLKYTITLNDGTQIAVPDIASGSSMQDVVNSIQQTLSTNAAAQAAGATASLVKADGTPWSSAADGDAFLSITNVQSVSGPGIKGQVASSSNWNIQRSTNARFTVDNWPIEMESASNSVSDVIEGVVFTIQDTGQARISVSTDITSVETSIQTFLDAVNSVLLTIREFTKFDEDKETTTNDPDHASNSNYSPSQLTAEKGGLLQGNYGVQLFKSRFNSLLGSSPPGFKSRTSADDLLSGDVLANLANLGIKVNNNEASDKFGLLEIAPSSSIAALQQMDQDNYTNMITNNLEAVVDFFCTDGTGTSTSSSFRYGSHVAGITKAGTYDVSYTVDASGNIEKVMVGGVEAKRDLSQAGYYYSVGSGDGRGLAILIDDLSEGEHTGQVRIKEGLVQTVNSFLKSELVFNDVNISGTDPSKNADAIALKSQNGALMVLRNNYKTIMDNIDKKITQEQNRLSLWETRQKRYFANLETLLSNYSSMQSQLESQIAKMNSSSSS